Proteins co-encoded in one Halococcoides cellulosivorans genomic window:
- a CDS encoding tripartite tricarboxylate transporter permease has protein sequence MTVPGVRVLLAPETTALVLAAIGVGVACGTLTGLTPGLHANNVALILAGIAPAVPAPPLAVAVAVLATGIVHTFLDIVPSLALGVPDPAMAATALPGHRLVLQGRGREALRLSAIGSATALPVALVVAVPLTAAMVLAWGTIAEVLPVIFGLIIASLIWLETTRRARIGAALTIAASGALGVAVLDVGAAGDLVALGLTADGLLPAGSMFAPLFAGLFGAPVLIDAIGSAGIPPQADAVVAQSRRAVGRAAGVGALAGAVVGYIPGVSSAIAATFALLALDTSDRGGERAFVVAASAVNTSNAIFAIFALYALSDARTGILVAVKRIGAPQSIPIWLAAVAIAAVAGALLVLVVGDRYLAAVGRIDPTWLSVGVLGLLVVLSVVFAGPIGIAVFAASTLIGLVPVRFGARRASCMGVLLVPFAL, from the coding sequence ATGACGGTGCCGGGCGTTCGCGTACTTCTCGCGCCGGAGACGACCGCCCTCGTGCTCGCAGCGATCGGCGTGGGCGTCGCTTGCGGGACGCTCACGGGACTCACGCCCGGCCTCCACGCGAACAACGTCGCACTCATCCTCGCGGGCATCGCGCCCGCGGTGCCCGCGCCGCCGCTCGCGGTCGCCGTCGCGGTGCTCGCGACGGGCATCGTCCACACCTTTCTGGATATCGTCCCGTCGCTCGCGCTGGGCGTGCCCGACCCCGCGATGGCCGCGACCGCCCTCCCCGGCCATCGACTCGTCCTCCAGGGCCGGGGGCGGGAAGCGCTGCGCCTCTCGGCGATCGGATCGGCGACCGCGCTGCCGGTCGCGCTCGTCGTCGCCGTCCCGCTGACCGCGGCGATGGTGCTGGCCTGGGGGACGATTGCCGAGGTGCTCCCGGTGATCTTCGGGCTCATCATCGCCTCGCTGATCTGGCTCGAAACCACGCGCCGGGCGCGGATCGGCGCGGCACTCACCATCGCCGCGTCGGGCGCACTCGGGGTGGCCGTCCTCGACGTCGGCGCGGCGGGCGACCTCGTCGCGCTCGGGCTGACCGCCGACGGCCTCTTGCCCGCGGGCAGCATGTTCGCGCCGCTGTTCGCGGGGCTGTTCGGCGCGCCCGTGTTGATCGACGCCATCGGGAGTGCGGGCATTCCGCCACAGGCCGACGCCGTCGTCGCCCAGTCCCGCCGTGCGGTCGGCCGGGCCGCGGGCGTCGGTGCGCTCGCGGGCGCGGTCGTCGGCTACATTCCCGGCGTGTCGAGTGCGATCGCCGCGACGTTCGCGCTACTCGCGCTCGACACCTCGGACCGGGGTGGCGAGCGCGCGTTCGTCGTCGCGGCCAGCGCGGTCAACACCTCCAATGCGATCTTCGCGATCTTCGCGTTGTACGCCCTGAGCGACGCCCGCACGGGCATTCTCGTCGCCGTCAAGCGGATCGGCGCACCCCAGTCGATCCCGATCTGGCTCGCGGCCGTCGCCATCGCGGCCGTCGCGGGCGCACTGTTGGTCCTCGTCGTCGGTGATCGCTACCTTGCGGCGGTCGGGCGGATCGATCCGACCTGGCTGTCGGTCGGCGTGTTGGGCCTGCTCGTCGTGCTCTCGGTCGTGTTCGCCGGGCCGATCGGGATCGCCGTCTTCGCGGCGAGCACGCTGATCGGGCTGGTTCCGGTGCGCTTCGGCGCGCGACGGGCGAGTTGTATGGGCGTGTTGCTCGTCCCGTTCGCGCTGTAG
- a CDS encoding site-2 protease family protein, with amino-acid sequence MVGTFTWLLVALIAVSVIAMWAERTGRLPESVNVSGPLITLHTGRGRDLLDRLAGPKRLWRAWGNLGLGFAAVVAVAMFGVIGTSIANLLQNPSIQLDYQPRHMLVIPGVNEYLPLAAAPAIVAALLVALVVHEGGHGLLCRVEDIDIDSLGLVFLGPIPMGAFVAPDEDSQIAADRGAQARMFAAGVTNNLAITIVALLLLFGPVMGSVAVADGVPVGQTYRGSPADEAGLTFGDRITSVEGEAVADRDAFDAALANESDRRVTVGLADGREVALDRSVMLVRAVPAVFEPINTSGGPTIHAVNGTTVRTTAEFEAAVENHSLARIETSGGTATVPIGALAAGVDPDGPFGTATGLGTDDPVVITRLGGERVVSYEAFIDRFRAPNFAPEDRVDIEYYRLDGGRETATVRLGADAENASDPHLGVGGLRPGYSSAGVGEVGLETYPAERYAATLTSETPLADLVSGDFLLRLGAILFLPFVAMLPMSAGEGFAGFIDPVANFYVIEGPLAGLGGLVFTLANVLFWTGWVNVNLAFFNCIPAFPLDGGHLLRVGTEGVLSRTRFNSRSAVRVVTTTIGLVMGAGLLVMLFGPMLL; translated from the coding sequence ATGGTCGGGACGTTCACCTGGCTGCTCGTCGCCCTGATCGCGGTGTCGGTGATCGCGATGTGGGCCGAACGGACCGGTCGCCTGCCGGAGTCGGTCAACGTGAGCGGCCCGCTGATCACGCTGCACACCGGTCGCGGGCGCGACCTTCTCGACAGACTCGCCGGTCCGAAACGACTCTGGCGGGCCTGGGGCAACCTCGGACTGGGCTTCGCGGCGGTCGTGGCCGTCGCGATGTTCGGCGTCATCGGGACGTCGATCGCGAATCTGCTCCAGAACCCGTCGATCCAACTCGACTACCAGCCCCGGCACATGCTCGTCATCCCCGGGGTCAACGAATATCTCCCGCTGGCGGCCGCCCCGGCGATCGTCGCGGCGCTCCTTGTCGCACTCGTCGTCCACGAGGGCGGCCACGGCCTGCTCTGTCGGGTCGAGGACATCGATATCGACTCGCTGGGCCTGGTCTTTTTGGGCCCGATCCCGATGGGCGCGTTCGTCGCGCCAGACGAGGACAGCCAGATCGCCGCCGATCGCGGCGCGCAGGCCCGGATGTTCGCCGCGGGCGTCACGAACAACCTCGCGATCACGATCGTCGCGCTCCTCTTGTTGTTCGGGCCGGTCATGGGGTCGGTCGCCGTCGCGGACGGCGTTCCAGTCGGCCAGACCTATCGGGGATCGCCGGCCGACGAGGCCGGACTCACGTTCGGTGATCGGATCACGAGCGTCGAGGGCGAGGCGGTCGCTGATCGCGACGCGTTCGACGCTGCACTCGCCAACGAATCGGACCGCCGCGTGACGGTGGGGCTGGCCGACGGCCGCGAGGTCGCCCTCGACCGATCGGTGATGCTCGTCCGGGCCGTCCCCGCGGTGTTCGAACCGATCAACACCTCCGGCGGGCCGACGATCCACGCCGTCAACGGAACCACCGTTCGGACGACCGCGGAGTTCGAGGCGGCCGTCGAGAACCACTCCCTTGCCCGGATCGAGACCTCCGGCGGGACGGCGACGGTGCCGATCGGTGCGCTCGCCGCCGGCGTCGATCCCGACGGGCCGTTCGGGACTGCGACCGGCCTGGGAACGGACGATCCGGTCGTCATCACGCGTCTCGGCGGAGAGCGCGTTGTCTCCTACGAGGCTTTCATCGACCGATTCCGCGCGCCCAATTTCGCGCCCGAGGATCGTGTCGACATCGAGTACTACCGGCTCGACGGCGGGCGCGAGACCGCGACGGTCAGACTCGGCGCCGACGCAGAGAATGCCTCGGACCCACACCTGGGTGTCGGTGGCCTCCGGCCCGGATACAGCTCCGCGGGGGTCGGAGAGGTGGGCCTGGAGACGTATCCCGCCGAGCGCTACGCCGCGACGCTGACCAGCGAGACGCCGCTGGCCGACCTCGTGAGCGGCGACTTCCTGCTTCGACTCGGGGCGATACTGTTCTTGCCCTTCGTCGCCATGCTTCCGATGAGCGCGGGCGAGGGCTTCGCGGGCTTCATCGACCCCGTCGCGAACTTCTACGTGATCGAGGGCCCGCTCGCGGGCCTGGGTGGGCTGGTCTTCACGCTCGCGAACGTCCTGTTCTGGACCGGATGGGTCAACGTCAATCTCGCGTTTTTCAACTGCATCCCGGCGTTCCCGCTCGACGGTGGGCACCTCCTCAGAGTCGGCACGGAGGGCGTGCTCTCGCGCACGCGGTTCAACAGTCGGTCGGCGGTCCGCGTCGTCACGACGACGATCGGACTGGTCATGGGGGCGGGACTGCTGGTGATGTTGTTCGGCCCGATGCTGTTGTAG
- the rpl12p gene encoding 50S ribosomal protein P1, protein MEYVYAALILNESGEEINEDNVTAVLEAAGVDVTESRVKALIAALEDVDIDEAVEEAAVPATTGGAAAPAADEGDADDGDDEEADEEEAADEDDEDEEASGEGLGDLFG, encoded by the coding sequence ATGGAATACGTTTACGCAGCACTCATCCTGAACGAATCGGGCGAAGAGATCAACGAAGACAACGTCACGGCGGTCCTCGAAGCGGCCGGCGTCGACGTGACCGAATCGCGCGTGAAGGCGCTCATCGCGGCGCTGGAAGACGTCGACATCGACGAGGCCGTCGAGGAAGCCGCCGTGCCCGCCACGACCGGTGGCGCGGCCGCGCCCGCCGCCGACGAGGGCGACGCCGATGACGGCGACGACGAGGAAGCCGACGAAGAGGAAGCCGCCGACGAGGACGACGAGGACGAAGAGGCCAGCGGTGAAGGCCTCGGTGACCTGTTCGGCTAA
- a CDS encoding aldo/keto reductase — MPTLGLGTWENADPDQCATSVATALEAGYRHVDTAQIYENEAAVGEGIARADVDREEIFLATKIWTRNLAPENVIETAEASLDRLGVDAVDLLYVHWPAHAYEPTATLDAFEDLLDRGLIDRIGVSNFTPEHVREAQAAIDAPIFANQVEMHPYLPQRDLREFAAETDLEIVAYSPLARGAVLDDPTITEIASAHDASPAQVAIAWAREKGVTPIPKATSEAHIRDNLGALDLDLTPGDVAAIDGIDRRDRRVDPDFGPDAWE; from the coding sequence ATGCCCACCCTCGGCCTGGGAACCTGGGAGAACGCCGACCCCGACCAGTGTGCCACGAGCGTCGCGACCGCCCTGGAGGCGGGCTATCGCCACGTCGACACCGCCCAGATCTACGAGAACGAAGCGGCGGTCGGTGAGGGAATCGCCCGCGCGGACGTCGATCGCGAGGAGATCTTTCTCGCGACGAAGATCTGGACGCGCAATCTCGCCCCCGAGAACGTGATCGAGACCGCCGAAGCGAGTCTCGACCGCCTCGGCGTCGACGCGGTCGATCTGCTGTACGTTCACTGGCCGGCTCACGCCTACGAGCCGACTGCGACACTCGACGCGTTCGAGGACCTGCTCGACCGGGGGCTGATCGACCGGATCGGCGTCTCGAATTTCACCCCCGAACACGTTCGAGAGGCCCAGGCGGCGATCGACGCCCCGATCTTCGCGAATCAGGTCGAGATGCATCCCTACCTGCCCCAGCGCGACCTGCGGGAGTTCGCCGCCGAGACAGACCTCGAAATCGTCGCGTACTCGCCGCTGGCGCGCGGGGCCGTCCTCGACGATCCGACGATCACCGAGATCGCATCGGCTCACGACGCGAGTCCGGCCCAGGTCGCCATCGCGTGGGCACGTGAGAAAGGTGTCACGCCGATCCCGAAAGCCACGAGCGAGGCCCACATTCGCGACAATCTGGGCGCCCTCGATCTCGATCTCACCCCTGGCGACGTCGCCGCGATCGACGGGATCGACCGGCGGGATCGGCGTGTCGATCCCGACTTCGGCCCCGACGCCTGGGAGTAG
- a CDS encoding UPF0179 family protein, whose protein sequence is MATITLVGTRLANPGQEFVYHGEAEGCAGCPYRDQCLNLVEGRRYRVTEVREDGSVLDCAVHDAGVRAVEVEPAPIEANVASRRAYAGSAVTLEGPCEYTDCPSHALCEPDGLEFDETRKIASVIGDPPHDYCMLDRDLTLVELAPPDE, encoded by the coding sequence ATGGCGACGATCACGCTCGTCGGGACCCGACTCGCCAACCCGGGACAGGAGTTCGTCTACCACGGCGAGGCCGAGGGCTGTGCCGGATGCCCCTACCGCGATCAGTGTCTCAACCTCGTCGAGGGCCGCCGTTACCGTGTGACGGAGGTTCGCGAAGACGGCAGCGTCCTCGACTGTGCGGTCCACGACGCCGGCGTCCGCGCAGTCGAGGTCGAACCCGCGCCGATCGAGGCGAATGTCGCCAGTCGACGCGCGTACGCGGGGAGTGCCGTCACGCTCGAAGGCCCCTGTGAGTACACCGACTGCCCGAGTCACGCGCTCTGCGAGCCCGACGGTCTGGAGTTCGACGAGACGCGAAAGATCGCCTCGGTGATCGGTGACCCACCGCACGATTACTGCATGCTCGATCGCGATCTGACGCTGGTCGAACTCGCGCCCCCCGACGAATAG
- a CDS encoding helix-turn-helix domain-containing protein, whose amino-acid sequence MSQTQQIAATESTSTPGWDAIADHPPSAKLVAKVLEYNDALTQSQIAEHSKLPGRTVRYALGRLEEVDVVESRPSFRDARKRVYSLAIEDDPGPV is encoded by the coding sequence ATGAGCCAGACTCAACAGATTGCCGCCACGGAATCGACCAGCACGCCCGGATGGGACGCGATCGCGGATCACCCGCCGAGTGCGAAACTCGTCGCGAAGGTCCTTGAGTACAACGACGCACTCACACAGTCACAGATCGCAGAGCACTCGAAACTCCCCGGTCGGACCGTCAGGTACGCACTCGGGAGATTAGAAGAGGTGGACGTGGTCGAATCACGACCGTCTTTCCGTGACGCCCGCAAGCGCGTCTATTCACTCGCTATCGAGGACGACCCCGGGCCCGTCTGA
- the pan1 gene encoding proteasome-activating nucleotidase Pan1, with the protein MTDTVDDVELPFDEDASKQEKIETLQEQIEVLKSQNEEMRDDLLDANAENNKFQQKLERLNHENKKLKQSPLFVATVQEMTDDGAIIKQHGNNQEALTEVTDELRAEIDPDDRVAVNNSLSIVKSLDDETDVRARVMQVDQSPDVGYEDIGGIHDQIEEVRETVEMPLDRPEMFDEVGIDPPSGVLLHGPPGTGKTMLAKAVANQTDATFIKMAGSELVHKFIGEGAKLVRDLFDLARQHEPAVIFIDEIDAIAAKRTDSKTSGDAEVQRTMMQLLSEMDGFEDRGEIRIIAATNRFDMLDRAILRPGRFDRLIEVPKPDREGREQIFEIHTRNMNLAESVDFAHLAEATDEASGADVKAICTEAGMFAIRDDRTQVTDRDFLDAWAKIQDEEDDDSISRTFA; encoded by the coding sequence ATGACGGACACGGTGGACGACGTCGAACTCCCGTTCGACGAGGACGCTTCCAAACAGGAGAAAATCGAGACGCTGCAGGAGCAAATCGAGGTGCTCAAGTCCCAGAACGAGGAGATGCGTGACGATCTGCTGGATGCGAACGCCGAGAACAACAAGTTTCAACAGAAACTCGAACGCCTCAATCACGAGAACAAGAAGCTCAAACAGTCGCCACTGTTCGTCGCGACGGTCCAGGAGATGACCGACGACGGCGCCATCATCAAACAACATGGGAACAACCAGGAGGCGCTCACCGAGGTCACCGACGAACTCCGCGCGGAGATCGACCCCGACGACCGGGTCGCGGTGAACAACTCGCTGTCGATCGTCAAATCGCTCGACGACGAGACCGACGTGCGGGCCCGCGTCATGCAGGTCGATCAGAGCCCCGACGTGGGCTACGAGGACATCGGCGGGATCCACGACCAGATCGAGGAGGTCCGCGAGACCGTCGAGATGCCACTCGATCGCCCGGAGATGTTCGACGAGGTCGGCATCGACCCGCCCAGCGGTGTGCTCCTCCACGGCCCGCCCGGCACGGGCAAGACGATGCTCGCGAAAGCCGTCGCGAACCAGACCGACGCCACGTTCATCAAGATGGCTGGCTCGGAGTTGGTCCACAAGTTCATCGGAGAGGGCGCGAAACTCGTCCGCGACCTGTTCGATCTGGCCCGTCAGCACGAACCCGCGGTGATCTTCATCGACGAAATCGACGCCATCGCCGCCAAACGGACCGACTCGAAGACCTCGGGCGACGCCGAGGTCCAGCGGACGATGATGCAGCTGTTGAGTGAGATGGACGGGTTCGAAGACCGCGGCGAGATCCGCATCATCGCCGCGACCAACCGGTTCGACATGCTCGATCGCGCAATCCTCCGTCCGGGCCGGTTCGATCGGTTGATCGAGGTACCCAAACCCGATCGCGAGGGTCGCGAACAGATCTTCGAGATCCACACTCGGAACATGAATCTGGCCGAGTCGGTGGATTTCGCCCACCTCGCGGAGGCCACCGACGAGGCGTCGGGGGCGGACGTCAAGGCGATCTGCACCGAAGCCGGGATGTTCGCGATCCGTGACGACCGCACCCAGGTGACCGATCGCGACTTCCTCGACGCCTGGGCGAAGATCCAGGACGAAGAGGACGACGACTCGATCTCCCGAACGTTCGCCTGA
- a CDS encoding phosphoribosylaminoimidazolesuccinocarboxamide synthase produces MTSVKSVRIDREPSADGLGRGAFLFSDAYSVFDWGEMPDAIPGKGASLCTMGASNFEHLEHEGVPTHYLGVGPDAVPLADALDAGRAPTEMALQIARVPDLPFADGSYDYSAFHDAAGEQFVVPLEIVFRRTVPPGSSLRSRTDPADHGLDVANWPDETVVLPEPVVEFSTKYEEQDRYLDRSEADRIAGPASIDVLEQRAREVEAVVTDQAEQAGWTHADGKIECVYSGGDVLVADVAGTFDENRFLADGVQLSKEFLRQHYRRTQPAWVEAVKTAKDEAAERGVADWRSLCDVDPDPLPADLRDLASDLYRGGANAYCDRSIFDAPPIEGTIDTIAEL; encoded by the coding sequence ATGACCAGCGTGAAATCGGTGCGGATCGATCGCGAGCCTTCGGCCGACGGCCTCGGACGGGGCGCCTTTCTGTTCAGTGACGCGTACTCGGTGTTCGACTGGGGCGAGATGCCCGACGCCATCCCCGGGAAGGGCGCGAGTCTGTGTACGATGGGCGCGTCCAACTTCGAACACCTCGAACACGAGGGCGTGCCCACGCACTATCTCGGTGTCGGGCCCGACGCCGTCCCGCTCGCGGACGCCCTCGACGCGGGGAGGGCTCCGACCGAGATGGCCCTCCAGATCGCACGCGTGCCGGACCTGCCGTTCGCGGACGGCAGCTACGACTATTCGGCGTTCCACGACGCGGCGGGCGAACAGTTCGTCGTGCCCCTGGAGATCGTCTTCCGGCGGACGGTGCCACCGGGATCGAGTCTGCGCTCGCGGACCGACCCCGCCGATCACGGCCTCGACGTCGCGAACTGGCCCGACGAGACCGTCGTGTTGCCCGAGCCAGTCGTGGAGTTCTCGACGAAGTACGAAGAACAGGACCGGTATCTCGACCGGTCGGAGGCCGACCGCATCGCCGGGCCCGCGTCGATCGACGTCCTCGAACAGCGCGCCCGCGAGGTCGAAGCCGTCGTGACCGACCAGGCCGAGCAGGCGGGCTGGACCCACGCCGACGGCAAGATCGAGTGTGTGTACAGCGGGGGCGACGTGCTCGTCGCGGACGTCGCGGGCACGTTCGACGAGAACCGATTCCTGGCCGACGGCGTCCAGCTCTCCAAGGAGTTCCTCCGCCAGCACTACCGTCGGACTCAGCCCGCGTGGGTCGAGGCGGTCAAAACGGCCAAAGACGAGGCCGCCGAACGGGGCGTCGCGGACTGGCGCTCGCTGTGTGACGTCGATCCCGACCCGCTCCCGGCCGACCTGCGCGACCTGGCGAGCGATCTGTATCGGGGTGGGGCGAACGCCTACTGCGACCGGTCGATATTCGACGCGCCACCGATCGAGGGGACGATCGACACCATCGCGGAGCTGTAG
- a CDS encoding Rrf2 family transcriptional regulator has product MSSIELTPSQKNILQELVNLFRDTESAVKGEEIADRVNRNPGTIRNQMQSLKALQLVEGVPGPKGGYKPTANAYDALQIQDMEHAADVPLFHEGELVEQANVAEINLTSVHHPENCRAEIHLQGSIASFDEGDTVTVGPTPLSKLQVIGRVDGKDDTNNILILVIEDMVAPAETPEH; this is encoded by the coding sequence ATGTCATCAATCGAATTGACTCCGAGTCAGAAGAACATCCTCCAGGAACTGGTCAATCTGTTTCGTGACACCGAAAGCGCCGTCAAAGGCGAGGAGATCGCCGACCGGGTCAACCGCAACCCCGGCACGATCCGCAATCAGATGCAGAGTCTGAAAGCCCTCCAGTTGGTCGAGGGCGTCCCCGGGCCGAAAGGCGGGTACAAACCCACCGCGAACGCCTACGACGCCCTTCAGATCCAGGACATGGAGCACGCAGCGGACGTCCCCCTCTTTCACGAGGGAGAACTCGTCGAGCAGGCGAACGTCGCGGAGATCAACCTCACGAGCGTTCATCACCCCGAGAACTGCCGTGCCGAGATCCATCTGCAGGGGTCGATCGCGAGTTTCGACGAAGGCGACACCGTCACCGTCGGGCCGACGCCACTCTCGAAACTCCAGGTCATCGGCCGGGTCGACGGTAAAGACGACACGAACAACATCTTGATCCTCGTCATCGAGGACATGGTCGCGCCCGCCGAGACACCCGAACACTGA
- a CDS encoding heme-binding protein, producing the protein MDSRDPPTTAEGWYALHDFRSIDWDGWADTPDRTRDRLLDEAQAFLTDALDTDAGQSAIYTIVGADADLLIVHLRPTTADIDALDRATQRSTLGRLTDRVDSFVSVTEASGYSDRFEAAIEGTGGEGIQSYVDSRLYPTIPDAEHVVFYPMDKRRDPEQNWYDLPFEERSAHMEQHGEIGRKYAGKVTQMITGAIGFDDHEWGVTLWADDLTDVKDLLYEMRFDPSTSQFAEFGPFFVGRKIEPSDLPAVFAGDRIAAAGDSGAGAGSTGADDAAASGSHGHHESDAGSAGSGPHGHGGEADGHPGGDTDAHGSDAHPDGEAGEHPSNGGDGRPETVDDPFDQIEATDDIEAVLVRFGVDPPADGGYVLALTADADASELNDAVAALRSNFDHYDSHLGTYVRASGGETRVISCWDAERAATTAAGFLLDLDGVTGGVRGPIAGTAASATETADLDDLDVFAGRPRDDEVTALVAFSEADPDALADALTDQPFADRAGHHETTVYREHGGGSAAVVTLWDELDDAGAVADALDRLPGVEDRPDDGYTTLGLFYRVQPDHREEFVATFETVGETLAEMDGHRESRLMIDVGDDTNTFIDSRWTDRESALEFFRSEAFRETVAWGREVLADQPRHVVLADPE; encoded by the coding sequence ATGGATTCGCGCGACCCGCCGACGACCGCCGAGGGCTGGTACGCCCTCCACGACTTTCGATCGATCGACTGGGACGGCTGGGCCGACACCCCCGACCGCACCCGTGATCGCCTGCTCGACGAGGCGCAGGCGTTTCTCACCGATGCCCTCGACACCGATGCGGGCCAGAGTGCGATCTACACGATCGTGGGGGCCGACGCCGACCTGTTGATCGTCCACCTGCGCCCGACGACCGCCGACATCGACGCGCTCGATCGGGCGACCCAGCGCTCGACACTCGGTCGGCTGACCGATCGGGTCGACTCGTTCGTGTCGGTCACCGAGGCCTCGGGCTACTCCGATCGCTTCGAGGCCGCGATCGAGGGGACCGGCGGCGAGGGCATCCAGAGCTACGTCGACTCGCGGCTCTACCCCACTATTCCCGACGCCGAGCACGTCGTCTTCTACCCGATGGACAAGCGCCGCGATCCAGAACAGAACTGGTACGATCTCCCCTTCGAAGAGCGCTCGGCGCACATGGAACAGCACGGCGAGATCGGCCGGAAGTACGCGGGGAAGGTCACCCAGATGATCACCGGGGCGATCGGGTTCGACGACCACGAGTGGGGCGTGACGCTGTGGGCCGACGATCTGACCGACGTGAAAGACCTGCTCTACGAGATGCGGTTCGACCCGTCGACCTCGCAGTTCGCGGAGTTCGGCCCCTTTTTCGTCGGGCGGAAGATCGAACCGTCCGACCTGCCCGCGGTGTTCGCGGGCGACCGGATCGCGGCCGCTGGCGACTCGGGGGCGGGGGCTGGGTCGACCGGGGCGGACGACGCGGCCGCCAGCGGTTCGCACGGCCACCACGAGTCGGACGCCGGGTCCGCGGGGAGCGGCCCCCACGGTCACGGTGGCGAGGCCGACGGCCACCCCGGCGGCGACACCGACGCCCACGGGTCGGACGCTCACCCCGACGGCGAGGCCGGTGAGCACCCGTCGAACGGCGGTGATGGGCGCCCCGAGACCGTCGACGACCCGTTCGACCAGATCGAGGCGACCGACGACATCGAGGCCGTCCTCGTCCGGTTCGGCGTCGACCCGCCCGCCGACGGGGGGTACGTGCTGGCGCTGACCGCCGACGCCGACGCGAGCGAGTTGAACGACGCGGTCGCGGCGCTCCGTTCGAACTTCGATCACTACGACTCGCATTTGGGCACGTACGTCCGGGCCTCCGGCGGCGAAACCCGGGTCATCAGTTGCTGGGACGCCGAACGCGCGGCGACGACCGCGGCAGGCTTTCTCCTCGACCTCGACGGCGTCACCGGTGGCGTGCGCGGCCCGATCGCGGGGACGGCCGCGAGTGCGACCGAGACGGCCGATCTCGACGATCTGGACGTGTTCGCGGGCCGCCCGCGCGACGACGAGGTGACCGCGCTCGTGGCGTTCTCGGAGGCCGATCCCGACGCGTTGGCCGACGCGCTCACAGACCAGCCGTTTGCCGACCGCGCGGGCCACCACGAGACGACGGTCTATCGCGAACACGGTGGGGGGTCGGCGGCGGTCGTGACGCTCTGGGACGAACTGGACGACGCTGGTGCGGTTGCCGACGCCCTCGACCGACTTCCGGGAGTCGAAGACCGCCCCGACGACGGCTATACGACGCTCGGGTTGTTCTACCGGGTGCAACCCGATCACCGCGAGGAGTTCGTCGCGACCTTCGAGACCGTCGGTGAGACACTCGCGGAGATGGACGGCCACCGCGAGAGTCGGCTCATGATCGACGTCGGCGACGACACCAACACGTTCATCGACTCGCGCTGGACCGATCGCGAGTCCGCCCTCGAATTCTTCCGGTCCGAGGCGTTCCGCGAGACCGTCGCGTGGGGCCGGGAAGTCCTCGCGGATCAGCCCCGACACGTCGTGCTGGCGGATCCCGAGTGA